The sequence TAACAGAAAACATTTGATCCATTAAGGATTACATAATTTTGAgctggaaaatagaaaatggtTCAGTAAAATGCATGTCTAGGCTCTTAAATCTATAAAAAGTATTGAAACGATATTTCTGGCAATTCTGACAATTGTCGgattacaaaattttcggtAATCGACAATTTCCGTACCTTACTTACTTACTAAGTTTTAgacttgaaaacaattttccccaaacctaaaatacaaaaaaaattcacgttttatttttcaaaaaaaaaccttttttacaAACATTTCAGGGTACAGTACCTTAAAATACAAGTACCTTAGAATGaacaaatatcataataaaaaaattcaatatttttatccACATTTTACAAGATACGTggatttgttttcaaataaattggaaaacctTTCTGTTCTGCAGGAAATGGTCCTCattatattcaaaatcaaaattttatgaaataaatcTTCTTTTGGTATATACATCTAGTTAAAACCCCAAGGGAATGGAAGTGGTTGCCATTTTGTTTTCTCTTTGAAACTCTTCTTTGTCTACAACTACATTCAAAACTTGAATGATCTTTCGATTTCGGTTGCAGTATATCGAATTTACTTGGAGCATTGATAAGCCAACCACATCTGGCGTCGCAAACTTTTTATGGGTGGTTGTAATTCATTAGGAAGCAATGTCTAACTGTGTCTCACTGTCTCAAGTTTCGCGTTTGCGGTTCTAAAATGCAGTTCTTACTGCTCAATCGTAAACAgttggtttgaaatttttagctgGACGATAAAGGGAAacgtttctaaaaaaaatccggagaacattttcagctccaacttatcgagaaaatgaaaaaatgaaggaacACCAGAAAAGGCTTCCAAAGCAATTTCTCAACTAAGCGCGCAAGTACGAAACTCATTACAATTAATCATTTGCAAGCATTTAAATGATTAACTTTTGCAAAACCATTCTTCACTTTGTGAAAGGACGAACGACATAAGTTGAATATATGAACCGCAACCAAAACGGGAGCTAtacatgtttgaaaatttttgagtatgTACCaggaaataccaaaaaaagtatgctagcttgtacggaaggttttttttaaattgcagaATTTGACCAagagctgtttttttttcaaaaattcaaaagtacgggaaaatcatatgaagcgCTTTATCTTTctttcataaaactcttcagaaTTGTCGTATGTAccaaaaaataccagaaatattatgctagcttgtacggaaggttttttaaaaattgcagaacttaaccaaaagctgtttttgtcaaaattcaaaagaacgGGTTTACCTTAAATACTTCAAGAGGAACGGatagtaaataaaaaattatttaaaaagaaaaatgacgcAATTAATGGATATAATTGATTTGAAGACAGGGGTAAGGTTGGTAATGgatgaattaataaaaaagatGAGGAAAATATTTAGAGATGTCAACAAGCACATTAGATTAAACGGATaacattttcaggtaaaattcAAAGTGCTACGACGTTGCAAGTTTTCGGCTCCCACACATACGCATACACACACTGATTTTATTATCCAATGCTTAAGAatagaaataaatgaaatgtGAACCAGATGAATCAGAGTGTGCATCTTTTTTATGATTGTGGTTTGAGTAACAATGCTTCTTGCAGTGTGATagatatttatttcaattggGAAAAGAAACTGAGGAGGGAAATACGAGAGTTGACTCACATATTACAATTGATAGATTAGAGAGTTTGAATTGGTCTCAAGCGAttcacttgatttttttccctCCGAGTGGAGTTGCAGAGGCACCAAGAGGAAGATGTGTTCACTGtgtttcttctaaaaattcagcaaaataaCCATGGAAGGgactgaatttcaaattcgcgCCCAAACAATTTTACGCGGGAATTAAAAAGTTGTAGGATTTTTCAGCTGGTATTCACACTTTAAACTAaatgtttatatatttttttgaaaccaaagtTAGTATTGCTACTTGTACAATACTCCCTTTTTAATATGTCAATGGgttgaattcaattttgcgAATACAATATGTTCAGAGCCGTAAATATGGTTGCTCGTACTCAGATCAGGTGTGggcggcaaacaattttttccggcaagtcggcaaatcggcaaatttgcggaattaaaatttctggcaagtcggcgaattggcaaattgccagaattaaaAACTGCCGGCAATTCCATTAAAATATctgaagaaaacgggaaatttttgtaaaaattctcaaaaaatcttctaaacactttcggcaaatcggcaagccggcaatttgccgatttgccgatcgACAGGAAAATCTGTCCAACGGCAATTGCTGCCCACCCCTGCTCAGCATGATCAAtcaaaacattccaaaatttaatgCACACATTTATACAAGGATTtatacgaaatttttttatttaaagtcAAAAAGCGGCGAAATCTcacttttcaacattttgttttggaagtcgtcgatcaaaaaaaaaatttgctatcAGTTTTCCCTTTCAAAACCAGTAAGTTAATTTCatgtttatcaaaaaattgctctCAATCTATCCTACCTgttgatttattttgaatgaatGTTGAATGTATGtatttcacaaaataattgcaaaattacaaataaaacaaacaTTAATATAAGCCCcgtttcagaaatatattaaaattggATTAGTTTGCGTATTttgtaaagttaaaaaaaagcaatattcattttcaggcAATATTTTCCATAAAAGGAAGAcgtatttttcatatttacaAATCATCGGGTTGGCAAGGCAAGTACATGTACAAATAAATCTGCATATttcatttatcaaatttccgtttgttttttctcttgaGCTACTAttttatcatcatcatctttctCAATTGGAATGTCCTCCGGGTCACCATCACGAATTGATTTCTGGTGCTCCATCATCCTTCGCTTAGCCGTTGCTCCACTCTCGACTCCGACATTCTTGATAGATCTGAACTTGGGtgagatagaaaaaaaacgactcTCGATTGCATTGACTCActcatttgaaatatttctttttcgttttattgCCCGCAGGTTTCCGGGATATTTGAACAGGCGCTCTTCGTTGTTCTCGTCTTGTTTTTCTGATCGGAGTTTAGCATTTTCAGAAGATGATAgtagtttctgaaaatcaaaattgagtcaaaaatgtttataaattatttggGGCTTGTGTACAGGGGGCGCTTGACAATTGCTGTTTGGTAATTGAAATTACGTCAATTGctcaaattgccaaaaattatagaaaccAGAGTTTTAAAAGTGCGTGTGACTAAAACCgtaacaaaaaccaaaaatttccaatttctgtTCAGCCATTATTTCATgcctttattttaaaattgtatattaTACAAACGtggtattaatttttaatttgctgGATTAAAAATGGTTATTTCCAAAGGCtaagaatacaaaaatatttcacgtTTTGTACATTTGGAAATAGGGCAAGTTGTCATCATACTACACTTTTTATAATCAAAGTAAAGAACAACTCACGTCTTCTTCACAGtggacaaaaattgaaaattgtctcGTAAATCGTTGCAGTCGCTTCATCTTAACCACTGCTTCTTCCATAGTTGGTCGATGGTATGTAGAAGTAGTAGGGCAATGCTGATCAATTTCGGCCATAATGAGCTGAAAAACGAACAAATAATACGCGAGACATGTTCATCTTGGGGGTGCATAATCGTATTATTTATAAAGGGCAAACAATGTCTACGAGATGGAATAAGtgtcaaagaaaaatgatagtGGCGGAAAAAGAACGAGAGAAAAGAGCGAGAAATGTCACTTCTCTCACTTCTCGCAACAAGTTGGTCAGCGAGCTGATCACTCGTAGAGTGGAGCAATCAAAGACAAACGGAATTTTAGAGGCAAAATCAACAAGAAAGGTCATATGTTACAATGATGATAAAAGTCATTACTCTACGTTTCGTTGTCTTTCACTGCATTTCTTGTTTCGAGTCAATCTTTAAGCCTTcctgattttcaattattgaaACTGATAACGGCAAAGTACCGGTCttctcattttaattttcctgtcttagaaaagtttttaacatCAACGaatcaaatgaattttttcaagacgATGCTAGAATATGTCAAATATTTTAGATCATCGGACTGGAACCACATGCAAAGGTAAATACATCAGGAAGCTTCATGAAACTTTTATCAGTTATTCATGAATATTCGTTGCGAACATTAATCACCGGACGGTTGGTTTAGCTCACGACATGacatacatttaaaaatacgaaaaaaaaacagcattCGAGGCCTGAATCAAATAAATGACTCGAATAGGAAATTTGGCAAACCACTGGATCAGTGCGGTGTAGTCGTTTGACGAATAATGGACAATGTTTGCCGAAAAGGTTGGATTTCAAACACGCATTTTTGGGCTTTAGAAAGACTTAAAAAGAAGCAAATACGTCCGGCTCACACGATCCGTGAGCATCTATAAACATCATTTCGTTGTTGAGACTACTTTGGATTAAACTCGTGATGTTTATCACGAATGGAGAAAGGATTACATGAAAAGTCAAGGGGAGTCTGGAATTCgaatgcatttttgaatttcgtttGAATCTTGCTTTAAAATCACGtcagttttctgattttgtcCGACTGAAAGTTGAGGATACAActggaaacattaaaaatccaattgaaCATCTGacttgaaatcaaaaaaaaatgttcaaggaGTGTGTACTTTAGTTTGGTCTTTTTGAAAGAACAAGTATACATGGAAAAGTTCTTCAacgtaaaaatgtttaaaattattatgaggcaaaaacaaaacaaagtggtcatagaatttttggaaaaaaactatgtttttaatatgatatttcaagttttcagttatttttgttGCCCAAACTCACATGAACCGACATCTCATGAGTTCATTTTTAATTGTGCCGCATGTTTAATAAGAAAGTCGTGAAAGTAAAGTAATACTTACTTTTATGTACACACTTTCCATATATGAATTGCAATTATTCATAATCAAAAATGGACTTACCAGATGTCGGCGCTTATTTTCTTGCCACAATTTcaatatataatttaaaaatgaaaaaacagatAGACATAGTCATGGACTATTTTtcgttagttgaaaattttttgatatcctTTCTAGTTTCGGAGctatacttatttgaaaaattatcaaaactatCACAAACCTAAAAGGGGATacctttttggccagcacaaaaattttccactgacaagaaatttttctgctttttctaCCGTACCTAATTTATTATGTACTGGTATATTCAAAATAAGCAAAGatatttcaaagtaaaatttcTAACTAAA comes from Caenorhabditis elegans chromosome X and encodes:
- the F52H2.3 gene encoding uncharacterized protein (Confirmed by transcript evidence) yields the protein MAEIDQHCPTTSTYHRPTMEEAVVKMKRLQRFTRQFSIFVHCEEDKLLSSSENAKLRSEKQDENNEERLFKYPGNLRAIKRKRNISNESIKNVGVESGATAKRRMMEHQKSIRDGDPEDIPIEKDDDDKIVAQEKKQTEI